One part of the Flavobacterium phycosphaerae genome encodes these proteins:
- a CDS encoding helix-turn-helix domain-containing protein, protein MYRDYDLKKIADATAELKQNLSLRNKLDIIFGIIFLLVTATFTYIFCKQYQRRKIRKQRFKNLISQKIKKVKPLEIKEKIIDGEQIIKPEIVAAVSKKLEKFEESNLYLDKDFNLSKMAAIVDCNTRYTSRIISETRNKKYIEYVDDLRIEFIIDKLKNDSKYRNYTIKALTEEAGFKSPQKFKEAFTKATELTPLYFIKELKRQDYKQ, encoded by the coding sequence ATGTACAGGGATTATGACCTGAAAAAAATTGCTGATGCTACCGCAGAACTAAAACAGAATCTCTCACTACGAAACAAGTTGGATATAATTTTTGGAATTATATTTCTTTTGGTGACTGCTACATTTACTTATATATTTTGCAAACAATACCAACGCCGAAAAATTAGAAAACAGCGATTTAAAAACTTAATCTCTCAAAAAATAAAGAAAGTAAAACCCCTTGAAATCAAAGAAAAAATCATTGATGGTGAACAAATTATCAAACCCGAAATAGTTGCAGCTGTGTCCAAAAAATTAGAAAAGTTTGAAGAAAGTAATCTGTATCTCGACAAAGATTTTAATCTCAGTAAAATGGCGGCAATTGTGGATTGTAATACACGTTATACATCAAGGATAATATCTGAAACCCGCAATAAAAAGTACATTGAATATGTTGATGATTTAAGAATTGAGTTTATCATCGACAAGTTAAAAAATGATTCTAAATACAGAAACTATACTATCAAAGCATTAACTGAGGAAGCCGGTTTCAAATCACCTCAAAAATTTAAAGAAGCCTTTACCAAAGCTACCGAATTAACACCTTTGTATTTTATCAAGGAATTAAAAAGGCAGGATTACAAACAGTAA
- a CDS encoding Eco57I restriction-modification methylase domain-containing protein: protein MEDNIFGVDLKKTATLVSVFSLTTALLDKLTPQEIWNNLELKDLSQKNIQNKDFFDWCNDAVKQSMRFNLVIGNPPFNPIKGISKKVRFQTKIRTFKDKTKSYS, encoded by the coding sequence TTGGAAGACAATATTTTTGGTGTAGACTTAAAAAAAACTGCCACACTTGTTAGTGTATTCAGTCTAACAACTGCTTTATTAGATAAATTAACTCCTCAAGAAATATGGAATAACCTTGAATTAAAAGATTTAAGTCAAAAAAATATTCAAAATAAAGATTTCTTCGATTGGTGTAATGATGCGGTTAAACAATCAATGAGATTTAATCTTGTCATTGGTAATCCACCATTTAACCCAATAAAAGGCATAAGCAAAAAAGTGCGGTTTCAAACGAAAATTAGAACTTTTAAAGATAAAACCAAATCTTATTCCTGA
- a CDS encoding DNA-binding protein: MAIEVITREDLNEFRVLLLKELKDLLQLNQQQTKQWLKSTEVRKLLNISPGTLQTLRINKPSPIPKLENYILCLSRH, encoded by the coding sequence ATGGCTATCGAAGTTATTACCAGAGAAGATCTTAATGAATTCAGAGTATTATTACTCAAAGAATTAAAAGATTTATTACAGCTTAATCAGCAGCAAACCAAACAATGGTTAAAATCAACCGAGGTTAGAAAACTACTCAACATTTCTCCCGGAACTCTACAAACCTTGCGTATTAATAAACCCTCTCCTATACCAAAATTGGAGAACTATATACTATGCCTATCAAGACATTGA
- a CDS encoding tetratricopeptide repeat protein produces MKILQITVAVVFFLTSKCFAQKNQFIIPDSLKSKNIEYLKERLSNDSDSQKLDSIYGHSILSKAKAGNNPEKVIEAYKTVMYKSGKKTWLNYCDSIMSVALKSSNNELIGSAYLTKGIVYYHFKQESKALDNYILADQFISKTHNQYLIHKTKYSIASIKYYLGFYDESISLLKECEEYFRVHEPGNPRLLSLHLLSLCYIKTKQYNLAAATIDLGYREAINLDELTIIPYFTNAEGRNEFFKKNYKNAISKLNKSLPHFIQSNDIANTSTTNLYLGRSYWELGNKEKAVPYFKKVDETFKKDKFMKEDLIEAYYLLAQYYESKGDTTEQLKYLHGLLEAETFVSKTTDTFLKICTGIMT; encoded by the coding sequence ATGAAAATCTTACAAATTACAGTTGCAGTAGTATTCTTTTTAACTAGTAAATGTTTTGCCCAAAAAAATCAATTCATTATCCCGGATTCACTTAAAAGTAAAAATATTGAGTATTTAAAAGAGCGCCTTTCAAATGATAGTGATTCTCAGAAATTGGACTCAATTTATGGTCATTCGATATTGTCAAAAGCTAAAGCCGGTAATAATCCGGAAAAAGTGATTGAAGCATACAAAACTGTAATGTATAAATCTGGTAAGAAAACATGGTTAAATTACTGTGACAGTATAATGTCAGTAGCTTTAAAATCAAGTAATAACGAACTAATTGGTTCAGCCTATTTAACAAAGGGCATTGTTTACTATCATTTCAAACAGGAATCAAAAGCTTTGGATAATTACATCCTTGCGGACCAATTCATTTCTAAAACTCACAATCAATATTTGATTCACAAAACCAAATATTCTATTGCCTCAATAAAATATTATCTCGGTTTCTACGATGAATCTATTTCTCTATTAAAAGAATGCGAAGAATATTTTAGGGTTCATGAACCTGGTAATCCAAGGTTACTTTCACTCCATTTACTTAGTTTATGTTATATAAAAACAAAACAATACAACTTGGCTGCAGCTACAATTGACTTAGGGTACCGTGAAGCCATTAACCTTGACGAACTAACTATTATCCCATATTTTACTAATGCCGAGGGAAGAAACGAATTTTTCAAGAAAAACTATAAAAATGCAATCTCCAAATTAAATAAATCATTACCTCATTTCATTCAAAGTAATGATATAGCAAATACCTCAACTACAAACTTGTATTTAGGTCGAAGTTATTGGGAATTAGGCAATAAAGAAAAAGCTGTGCCATACTTCAAGAAGGTGGATGAAACTTTCAAAAAAGATAAGTTCATGAAAGAAGATTTGATTGAAGCTTATTACCTATTGGCTCAGTATTACGAATCTAAAGGAGATACAACTGAGCAACTTAAATATTTACACGGTCTTTTAGAAGCCGAGACTTTTGTTAGTAAAACTACAGATACCTTTCTAAAAATATGTACAGGGATTATGACCTGA